A window of Hordeum vulgare subsp. vulgare chromosome 5H, MorexV3_pseudomolecules_assembly, whole genome shotgun sequence genomic DNA:
GCCTTCAATCATTCATGAAACACTCAAAGCTGTGGTTGCACAATACAATGCCAGTCAGCTAATCACACAGAGAGAGGTACAGCTTCACCATGTTTGCTGCGTGTACATGTTTTCCATTCTATAGTGGATAATAGCTGGTCTTACCTGGAATATGTTACTTGGAGTGCTAACTCATCCTTTATGTAATGGCAGGCTGTGAGCAGGGAGATCAGGAAGATTCTGACAGAGAGGGCAAAGAACTTCAACATCGCTCTGGATGATGTGTCCATTACCAGTCTCAGCTTTGGTAAAGAGTTCACTCATGCCATTGAAGCCAAACAGGTTGCTGCTCAGGAAGCTGAGCGTGCTAAGTTCATCGTTGAGAAGGCTGAGCAAGACAAGAAAAGTGCAATTATCAGGGCACAGGTAAGCAAAACAGGAATTGGATATTTCTTTTTCACACTGCTTCAATTTCTTGACCTGTTGACAGTTTCAATCATATATTTCATTACACTTGTGGAGTTTTGGTGCGTTTGATTCTAACACAGCTAGGCATGTACATTCCATTTGTTCAGTTTATGGTACATTGTTTTCATATGGCTTCACCTATTTGTGATATTCATAGTTTCAGACTTTCAGCGTGAGTCAGTGTATTTCTAGTGTTGTTTATGTCTTGACCCTGGCTCTAGTAAATTTGTACATTTCAATTCATATGATGTCTGTAGTTTAGTTATAGACTTTCAGTGGTATGCCGTATGACTGAACATAGTTTCAGACATCTAGTGTCATGTTTGTACTGTATAACTTAGCATAGTTTCAGACTTGAATATATGGCTGAATATGGTTTCAGACTTCCAGTGGCATGTTGGTATGCTCATAGTACTGACCATGGTTTCAGACTTCCAGTGGTATGTTCATATGACGGAATATAGTTTCAGACTTGACATTTTCTATGTTCATACTGTCACTTCCAGTGCTGAATATAGGCATATTGCTAATGTTATTTATACCTTAATAGCTTTGTATATTTCACTACGCTTGCTTAGTTTGATATCACCTGAGCCAAATGGTTGTTATTTTGTACATACATCTCACTTGTTTTATTTTAGATCACCTGATTTAAACGCTGATGTGCCTTTCTGTATGTGAACAGGGAGAGGCAAAGAGTGCCGAGCTGATTGGTAATGCCATCGCCAACAACCCTGCTTTCGTCGCACTCAGGCAGATTGAAGCCGCCAGGGAGATCGCCCACACCATCGCAGTCTCCAACAACAAGGTGTTCCTGGACTCAGGCGACCTGCTGCTTGGGCTCCAGTCGCTCAAGAtgttgaacaacaacaacaagaaatgaGACCGTTTCCTGTCACGCACGTTGCGGTTACCATCGACCCGTCTACATTGAAGAAAGTACTTTTGAGAGGAATGAACGCTTAGTTTCTGGCATTCCCAACCCGAAAACAAGAAAGACGCCCTTGCTACTGTGAACTGTTTGTGCACTTTTTCAAGTGAACCTGTTGGCTGCTATTGCTGTGCGTAGCTTATAACGTCTGGGTGGTTATGTGGTGATTATTATGCTGGCCGTTTCATGTTCATCTTGGCTTTTTTCTTTCATGCTATGCATTTTTTTTAGAGTTTTTTCATTGATATCATGAATCAGTACAAAGAAATTGACCCTTACAAGCATACTGAACCGCAAACACAGAGGACCATGAACACCTAAAGTACTTAAGACAACCATAACAAGAAGATCTTCGAAACCCTGTGTCATCATCATTGAATCTTGAGAGAAGACTCTTGCAGCATAAGGATCTGCAAGCAGATCATCTTCTTTGACCACGGTACAATTGGCGCTACACTGCTTCCTCCTTTCTTGACACCAGCGTTGAGAGGGCATGGACATCTTCTTTGACCACGGTACAATTGGCGCTACACTGCTTCCTCCTTTCTTGACACCAGTGTTGAGAGGGCATGGACATCAATCCAACACACCTGCAACTAGACCGCGGCCGGGCCATCCGTCCGGACAAGCAGGATCTCCCACCAGCAACAGCGCAGATGGAAGGAAAAGAACAACAGCACCAAATCAtaccaacaacgaagaagaagggTCTTCGTCTCCCTGCACCCATCGCCCATCTGAGGACCCAAACGGCGAGTGCCAATGGACCTCCAGCCACCATAGCCCGCGACCTGGACGAGATCCGGGGATCCCA
This region includes:
- the LOC123395014 gene encoding prohibitin-1, mitochondrial-like, whose translation is MNFKGARMPSAPAGVGALVKLGLLGGAALYLGNKTLYNVEGGHRAIVFNRLEGIKDKVYPEGTHIVIPWFERPIIYDVRARPNLVESTSGSRDLQMVRIGLRVLTRPMPERLPTMYRTLGENYNERVLPSIIHETLKAVVAQYNASQLITQREAVSREIRKILTERAKNFNIALDDVSITSLSFGKEFTHAIEAKQVAAQEAERAKFIVEKAEQDKKSAIIRAQGEAKSAELIGNAIANNPAFVALRQIEAAREIAHTIAVSNNKVFLDSGDLLLGLQSLKMLNNNNKK